The proteins below are encoded in one region of Sphingobacterium sp. R2:
- the ric gene encoding iron-sulfur cluster repair di-iron protein translates to MIKSPLLEVFNIEPRLKHPTIFDHFDALDSGESFIIKNDHDPKPLYYQLLGERGKDIIWNYLESGPEYWQVRLGKPLESETLETVGNIAATDIRKAQVLKQLGVDFCCGGKQTLKEAAHSIGLDEIELRRRLNQSEDLPISGPSLNFKDWDIDFLSDYIKNVHHRYVREKGPIIQELAHKVADVHAQQHPELISLSKELDAFLDELYHHLDKEEKLLFPAIKNEQELTSKQVDQLIQFLISEHEDSGKELQQLRKITENYTLPANACNSYTSLFSQIESFESDLLQHIHLENNILFPKLLASYGVQVN, encoded by the coding sequence ATGATTAAATCACCCTTATTGGAGGTTTTCAATATTGAACCTCGACTCAAACACCCGACCATATTTGATCATTTCGATGCCCTGGATTCAGGTGAGTCATTTATTATCAAAAACGATCATGATCCCAAGCCGCTCTATTATCAGTTGCTGGGTGAACGTGGAAAGGATATCATTTGGAATTATCTGGAATCGGGCCCTGAATACTGGCAGGTTCGCCTTGGCAAACCGCTGGAAAGCGAAACACTAGAAACCGTTGGCAATATTGCGGCCACGGATATCCGCAAGGCCCAAGTTTTAAAACAGCTCGGAGTAGATTTCTGTTGCGGTGGCAAGCAGACGCTTAAGGAGGCTGCTCACAGTATCGGTCTTGATGAAATCGAATTGCGCAGACGGCTTAATCAATCCGAAGATCTTCCTATATCCGGCCCGTCGTTAAATTTTAAAGATTGGGATATCGATTTTTTAAGTGATTACATTAAGAATGTCCACCATCGGTATGTCCGAGAGAAAGGACCGATTATCCAAGAACTCGCACATAAAGTGGCCGATGTGCATGCACAGCAACATCCCGAGCTGATCAGCTTGTCCAAAGAACTCGATGCTTTTCTTGATGAACTCTATCATCATTTGGATAAAGAGGAGAAGCTACTCTTTCCGGCAATCAAGAATGAACAAGAATTGACCAGCAAACAGGTGGATCAGCTCATTCAATTTTTGATTTCAGAACACGAGGATTCAGGAAAGGAACTTCAGCAGCTGCGCAAAATTACCGAAAACTATACATTGCCAGCCAATGCCTGTAATTCTTACACGTCATTATTTTCACAGATTGAATCATTTGAATCCGATCTTCTG